A window of the Yersinia rochesterensis genome harbors these coding sequences:
- a CDS encoding IS4 family transposase, with amino-acid sequence MPARKVCQNFFRGALAPFHQYRQNALIDATVALTRGASLTLTSIGRHLPGTAQVKHKIKRVDRLLGNTALHHDIPLIFRNITSLLTRRLPWCVIAVDWSGYPSQAFHVLRASLICDGRSIPLMSQIVPSHNQQNALIQKEFLNSIATAIAPDKKVLIVTDAGFQNAWFHHIKSLGWDFIGRVRGNIQLRLDKKGEHWFRRQELSASGQPEYLGPGTLARAEYARCDGHFYLHKKEPKGRQNKRARCRISRYSQERDGRAAAKEPWLIFSSTEEFKPREVMKLYSRRMQIEQNFRDEKSERFGFGLRASHSRTAGRILVLSLLATLSTAVLWLLGYHAENKGLHLRYQANSLKSRRVISYLTLAENILRHSPLILTRTALDAVLNHLAKTYRSMVLVY; translated from the coding sequence ATGCCTGCCCGTAAAGTATGCCAGAACTTTTTCCGGGGCGCTTTAGCCCCGTTTCATCAATATCGTCAAAATGCCCTGATTGATGCAACCGTTGCATTGACGCGTGGCGCTTCTCTGACCCTGACCAGTATCGGACGCCATCTGCCGGGAACCGCTCAGGTAAAACACAAGATAAAACGGGTTGACCGGCTGTTAGGTAATACGGCTCTTCACCATGACATCCCTCTGATATTTCGTAATATTACTTCGTTACTTACGCGCCGACTTCCCTGGTGTGTTATTGCTGTTGACTGGAGTGGTTATCCCTCACAGGCATTCCACGTCTTACGCGCCAGCCTGATTTGTGATGGTCGTTCCATCCCGTTAATGAGCCAAATTGTTCCCTCGCATAACCAACAGAATGCATTGATACAAAAAGAGTTCCTGAATTCTATCGCCACCGCTATTGCGCCTGATAAAAAGGTACTCATCGTCACTGACGCCGGTTTTCAAAATGCCTGGTTTCACCATATTAAATCATTGGGTTGGGATTTTATCGGGCGAGTCAGAGGCAATATCCAGCTCCGGCTGGATAAAAAAGGTGAGCACTGGTTCAGGCGGCAGGAATTATCGGCCAGTGGCCAACCTGAATATCTGGGGCCGGGGACACTCGCACGTGCAGAATATGCCCGCTGTGATGGTCACTTTTACCTGCATAAAAAGGAACCCAAAGGGCGGCAGAATAAACGTGCCCGTTGCCGGATATCTCGCTATTCGCAGGAGCGGGACGGACGCGCCGCAGCAAAAGAACCGTGGCTTATTTTTAGCAGTACAGAGGAGTTTAAACCACGTGAAGTCATGAAGTTATACAGTCGCAGGATGCAGATAGAGCAGAATTTTCGCGATGAGAAAAGTGAACGTTTTGGCTTTGGGCTTCGCGCCAGTCACAGCCGCACAGCGGGGCGTATACTGGTGTTAAGTCTTCTGGCAACGTTAAGCACGGCAGTATTATGGTTACTTGGCTATCATGCTGAAAATAAAGGGTTACATCTGAGGTATCAGGCTAACAGCCTTAAGTCACGACGGGTTATATCTTATCTGACATTAGCGGAGAATATCTTGCGACACTCTCCGCTAATTTTAACGCGAACAGCACTGGATGCAGTTCTTAATCACCTCGCCAAAACCTACCGAAGTATGGTGTTGGTTTATTAG